The Pseudomonas asiatica genome has a segment encoding these proteins:
- a CDS encoding glycerate kinase type-2 family protein has product MSVDPQKLLRELFDTAIAAAHPRQVLEPYLPADRSGRVIVIGAGKAAAAMAEVVEKSWQGEVSGLVVTRYGHGANCQKIEVVEAAHPVPDAAGLAVAKRVLELVSNLSEDDRVIFLLSGGGSALLALPAEGLTLADKQQINKALLKSGATIGEMNCVRKHLSAIKGGRLAKACWPATVYTYAISDVPGDLATVIASGPTVADPSTSADALAILKRYNIEAPKAVIDWLNNPASETVKADDPALARSHFQLIAKPQQSLEAAAVKARQAGFSPLILGDLEGESREVAKVHAGIARQIVQHGQPLKAPCVILSGGETTVTVRGNGRGGRNAEFLLSLTESLKGLPGVYALAGDTDGIDGSEENAGAFMTPASYARAEALGLSASDELDNNNGYGYFAALDALIVTEPTRTNVNDFRAILILETAQS; this is encoded by the coding sequence ATGTCGGTCGATCCGCAAAAACTTCTCCGCGAGCTGTTCGACACAGCCATCGCCGCCGCCCACCCCCGTCAAGTCCTCGAACCCTACCTGCCCGCCGACCGCAGCGGCCGGGTCATCGTCATCGGTGCCGGCAAGGCCGCAGCCGCCATGGCCGAAGTGGTCGAGAAAAGCTGGCAGGGCGAAGTCTCCGGGCTTGTTGTCACACGGTACGGTCACGGCGCCAACTGCCAGAAGATCGAGGTGGTCGAAGCTGCCCACCCGGTCCCCGATGCCGCCGGCCTGGCCGTGGCAAAACGCGTGCTGGAACTGGTCAGCAACCTCAGTGAAGACGATCGCGTCATCTTCCTGCTGTCCGGCGGTGGCTCGGCGCTGCTGGCCCTGCCCGCCGAAGGCCTGACCCTGGCCGACAAGCAGCAGATCAACAAGGCGCTGCTGAAATCCGGCGCCACCATCGGCGAGATGAACTGCGTACGCAAGCACCTCTCGGCGATCAAGGGCGGCCGCCTGGCCAAGGCCTGCTGGCCGGCCACGGTGTACACCTATGCCATTTCCGATGTCCCGGGCGACCTCGCCACGGTGATCGCCTCCGGCCCGACCGTGGCCGACCCGAGCACCTCGGCCGACGCCCTGGCCATCCTCAAGCGCTACAACATCGAAGCGCCCAAGGCCGTTATCGACTGGCTCAACAACCCAGCCTCGGAAACCGTCAAGGCCGATGACCCGGCCCTGGCCCGCAGCCACTTCCAGCTGATCGCCAAGCCCCAGCAGTCGCTCGAAGCCGCCGCGGTCAAAGCCCGCCAGGCCGGGTTCAGCCCGCTGATCCTCGGCGACCTGGAAGGCGAATCACGCGAAGTGGCCAAGGTGCACGCCGGTATCGCCCGGCAGATCGTCCAGCACGGCCAGCCGCTGAAGGCACCCTGCGTGATCCTGTCCGGCGGCGAAACCACCGTGACCGTGCGCGGCAATGGCCGTGGCGGGCGCAACGCCGAATTCCTGCTCAGCCTCACCGAAAGCCTGAAAGGCCTGCCGGGCGTGTACGCCCTGGCCGGTGACACCGACGGTATCGATGGCTCGGAAGAAAACGCCGGCGCCTTCATGACCCCGGCCAGCTACGCCCGTGCCGAAGCCCTGGGCCTGTCGGCCAGCGACGAGCTGGACAACAACAACGGCTACGGTTATTTCGCCGCCCTGGATGCGCTGATCGTCACCGAGCCGACCCGCACCAACGTCAACGACTTCCGCGCCATCCTGATCCTCGAGACTGCCCAATCATGA
- the pyk gene encoding pyruvate kinase yields the protein MTPDKKVKILATLGPAIKGIDDIRQLVEAGVNIFRLNFSHGEHADHALRYQWIREVEQQLNYPLGILMDLQGPKLRVGRFADGKVQLQRGQALRLDLDNTPGDSRRVNLPHPEIIAALEPGMDLLLDDGKLRLRVTAKHSDAIDTEVLAGGELSDRKGVNVPQAVLDLSPLTEKDRRDLAFGLELGVDWVALSFVQRPEDITEARQLIGDRAYLMAKIEKPSAVEQLQAIAELADAIMVARGDLGVEVPAESVPQIQKRIIGTCRQLGKPVVVATQMLESMRFSPAPTRAEVTDVANAVAEGADAVMLSAETASGEYPLEAVQMMSKIIRQVENGPDYQAQLDVGRPKAEATVSDAISCAIRRISGILPVAVLVNYSESGASTLRAARERPRAPILNLTPNLTTARRLSVAWGVHSVVNDRLRQVDEVVSTALEIAQAQGMASRGDTLLITAGVPFGKPGSTNTLRIETLI from the coding sequence ATGACGCCTGATAAAAAAGTCAAAATCCTCGCCACCCTTGGCCCTGCGATCAAAGGCATCGACGACATCCGCCAACTGGTAGAAGCCGGGGTGAATATCTTCCGCCTCAACTTCAGCCACGGCGAGCACGCCGACCACGCCCTGCGCTACCAGTGGATCCGCGAAGTCGAGCAGCAACTGAACTACCCGCTGGGTATCCTCATGGACCTGCAGGGGCCGAAGCTGCGCGTCGGCCGCTTTGCCGACGGCAAGGTGCAGCTGCAACGCGGCCAGGCCCTGCGTCTGGACCTGGACAACACCCCGGGCGACAGCCGCCGGGTCAACCTGCCGCACCCCGAGATCATCGCCGCCCTCGAGCCGGGCATGGACCTGCTGCTGGACGACGGCAAGCTGCGCCTGCGCGTCACCGCCAAGCACAGCGACGCCATCGACACCGAAGTGCTGGCCGGCGGCGAACTGTCCGATCGCAAGGGTGTCAACGTGCCGCAAGCGGTGCTCGACCTCTCCCCGCTCACCGAAAAAGACCGCCGCGACCTGGCCTTCGGCCTGGAGCTGGGCGTGGACTGGGTGGCTCTGTCGTTCGTGCAGCGCCCCGAAGACATCACCGAAGCACGCCAGCTGATCGGTGACCGTGCCTACCTGATGGCGAAGATCGAAAAGCCATCGGCAGTCGAACAGCTGCAAGCCATCGCGGAGCTTGCGGATGCGATCATGGTGGCCCGTGGCGACCTGGGCGTGGAAGTGCCGGCCGAAAGCGTGCCGCAGATCCAGAAACGCATCATCGGCACCTGCCGCCAGCTGGGCAAACCGGTGGTGGTGGCCACGCAGATGCTCGAATCCATGCGCTTCTCGCCAGCGCCGACCCGCGCCGAAGTCACCGACGTGGCCAACGCCGTGGCCGAAGGTGCCGATGCGGTGATGCTGTCGGCCGAGACTGCCTCGGGCGAGTACCCGCTGGAAGCTGTACAGATGATGAGCAAGATCATCCGCCAGGTGGAGAACGGCCCGGACTACCAGGCCCAACTCGACGTTGGCCGGCCGAAGGCCGAGGCCACCGTGTCGGACGCCATCAGCTGCGCCATCCGCCGTATCAGCGGCATCCTGCCGGTGGCGGTGCTGGTCAACTACAGCGAGTCGGGCGCCTCGACCCTGCGCGCGGCCCGCGAACGGCCACGGGCCCCGATCCTCAACCTGACCCCGAACCTGACCACCGCGCGCCGCCTGAGCGTAGCGTGGGGCGTGCACTCGGTGGTCAACGACCGCCTGCGCCAGGTGGACGAGGTTGTTTCCACTGCACTGGAGATTGCCCAGGCACAAGGCATGGCCAGCCGTGGCGACACGCTGCTGATCACTGCCGGTGTGCCTTTTGGCAAGCCAGGGTCGACTAACACGCTGCGGATCGAGACCTTGATCTAA
- a CDS encoding urea transporter, with the protein MYTKNFVNPCPDWATALLNGFSQVLLLRHPLCGLCCLLAILLTAPGLVGGALLGALAGLLTAQARSYDRADRQAGLYCYNGVLIGILISAVLPWSVILPPLIIAAGGLSSIITHQWRKRGGKLLIAYTAPFVLLGWAVLLIASPSPSGFVEADPLYALARGVGQIFLLDQPLAGLLIIIGMFIANPYAAMWAVIGSAIGGGVALFADQAQAAWLGLFGFNAALAALAFSRQGEKPWVTLLAIALALLLQPLFKLLPIAGLTAPFVTTCWLMHLGIHLMQLGERRNTKGLHS; encoded by the coding sequence ATGTACACCAAAAATTTCGTCAACCCGTGCCCCGACTGGGCCACGGCGTTACTCAACGGCTTCAGCCAGGTGCTGCTGCTGCGCCACCCCCTGTGCGGCCTGTGCTGCCTGCTGGCCATCCTGCTGACCGCCCCCGGCCTGGTCGGTGGCGCCCTGCTCGGCGCCCTGGCCGGCCTGCTCACCGCCCAGGCACGCAGCTACGACCGTGCCGACCGCCAGGCCGGGCTGTACTGCTACAACGGCGTGCTGATCGGCATCCTGATCAGTGCCGTGCTGCCTTGGTCGGTCATCCTGCCGCCATTGATCATCGCCGCTGGCGGCCTGTCCAGCATCATCACCCACCAGTGGCGCAAGCGCGGCGGCAAACTGCTGATCGCCTACACCGCACCCTTCGTGCTGCTGGGCTGGGCCGTATTGCTGATCGCCAGCCCCTCGCCCAGCGGCTTCGTCGAAGCCGACCCGCTGTACGCGTTGGCGCGCGGCGTGGGCCAGATCTTCCTGCTCGACCAGCCGCTGGCCGGCCTGCTGATCATCATCGGCATGTTCATCGCCAACCCTTATGCCGCAATGTGGGCGGTGATCGGCTCGGCCATCGGCGGCGGCGTGGCACTGTTCGCCGACCAGGCGCAAGCCGCCTGGCTGGGTTTGTTCGGCTTCAATGCCGCGCTGGCAGCTTTAGCATTCAGCCGCCAGGGTGAAAAGCCTTGGGTGACGTTACTGGCAATTGCCTTGGCCCTACTACTGCAACCGCTGTTCAAGTTACTACCGATAGCCGGTTTGACCGCACCCTTCGTCACAACCTGCTGGCTGATGCACTTGGGCATTCATCTCATGCAGCTGGGCGAAAGACGCAATACCAAAGGGTTACACAGCTAA
- a CDS encoding RHS repeat-associated core domain-containing protein, producing MRHSRRPPQSFAFSVYGSLHSGSRGDRLCYNGQLLDHLVQGYFLGNGRRLYRPVLMRFCSPDVFSPFEKGGLNSYAYCGGDPVNFSDPQGTSRFKQNWAAFEPVFKKINNTDKRVQGFAYNRARSAGERIEPFRAKSVDGKILERSDPSASLRGKFYVNRDRSLFISEYLVTAEGIEMSPLKPLDKKFIEEGFVLMNVNPDHVVVENGRILPDPDMIFINESGIDDYSKPNLAMPGLAAAIRKGRRHDSSS from the coding sequence ATGAGGCATTCCCGAAGGCCACCCCAATCATTTGCATTTTCGGTCTACGGCTCATTGCACAGCGGATCACGTGGAGATCGATTGTGTTACAACGGCCAGCTACTGGATCACTTGGTGCAAGGTTATTTTCTGGGGAATGGGAGGCGGCTATACCGCCCGGTCTTGATGCGCTTTTGCAGTCCCGACGTATTCAGCCCCTTTGAAAAGGGAGGTCTTAATTCCTATGCATATTGCGGAGGAGACCCTGTCAATTTCAGCGATCCCCAAGGTACCAGCCGATTCAAACAGAACTGGGCTGCTTTCGAACCAGTATTCAAGAAAATCAACAACACGGATAAGCGGGTTCAGGGTTTTGCTTATAACCGAGCAAGGTCGGCTGGTGAACGAATTGAGCCGTTCAGGGCAAAATCAGTAGATGGAAAAATTCTGGAGCGTAGCGACCCGAGCGCAAGTCTTCGCGGAAAATTCTATGTCAATCGCGACCGAAGTCTATTCATTAGTGAATATTTGGTAACAGCTGAAGGCATTGAAATGTCACCGTTGAAACCCCTCGACAAGAAATTTATTGAGGAGGGGTTCGTACTTATGAACGTCAATCCCGATCATGTAGTAGTGGAGAATGGCCGTATTTTACCTGACCCTGACATGATATTCATTAATGAATCAGGCATCGACGACTACTCTAAACCGAACTTGGCCATGCCTGGACTGGCAGCTGCAATCAGAAAGGGTCGCCGACATGATAGCTCTAGTTAG
- a CDS encoding ion transporter codes for MSTPQSLRERLYIMVFQTDTVAGRRFDKILLLIILASLVTVILDSIDEVHQGYAGVLAGIEWGFTAIFLAEYLTRLYCSPKPLRYAFSFYGLVDLLAIVPGIIALYYSDAQYLLIIRVIRMLRIFRVLKLSPYLKQAHYLMEALRGSKQKIIVFLVTVSTLVTVFGTLMYVIEGPEHGFTSIPKGIYWAIVTLTTVGFGDIVPKTPLGQVLSSLVMITGYSIIAVPTGIFTAELANAMRGEQLQHDCPTCSKKSHEHGAAFCSRCGNVLFPKQ; via the coding sequence ATGTCCACCCCACAATCCCTGCGTGAACGCCTCTACATCATGGTCTTCCAGACCGACACCGTAGCCGGCCGGCGCTTCGACAAGATCCTCCTGCTGATCATCCTGGCCAGCTTGGTCACCGTCATCCTCGACAGCATCGACGAAGTGCACCAGGGTTACGCCGGCGTGCTGGCGGGTATCGAGTGGGGCTTTACCGCGATCTTCCTGGCCGAGTACCTCACCCGCCTGTACTGCTCGCCCAAGCCGTTGCGCTATGCCTTCAGCTTTTATGGCCTGGTCGATCTGCTGGCGATCGTGCCGGGGATCATCGCGCTGTACTACAGCGACGCCCAGTACCTGCTGATCATCCGCGTGATACGGATGCTGCGGATCTTCCGCGTGCTCAAGCTCAGCCCGTACCTCAAGCAGGCCCATTACCTGATGGAGGCGCTGCGCGGCAGCAAGCAGAAGATCATTGTGTTCCTGGTGACGGTATCGACCCTGGTGACGGTGTTCGGCACCTTGATGTATGTGATCGAAGGGCCTGAGCATGGCTTTACCAGCATTCCCAAGGGTATCTACTGGGCCATCGTTACCCTGACCACGGTAGGCTTTGGCGACATCGTGCCAAAGACACCGCTGGGGCAGGTGCTGTCGTCGCTGGTGATGATTACCGGTTATTCGATCATCGCCGTACCGACCGGGATCTTCACCGCCGAGCTGGCCAATGCCATGCGCGGGGAGCAGCTGCAGCATGATTGCCCGACCTGCAGCAAGAAGAGCCATGAGCATGGCGCGGCGTTCTGTTCGCGGTGCGGGAATGTGCTGTTTCCCAAGCAATGA
- a CDS encoding sulfate ABC transporter substrate-binding protein, translated as MKKLFTASLLAAGLALGNFAQAAPTLLNVSYDVMRDFYKDYNPAFQKHWEAEHNEKVNVQMSFGGSSKQARAVIDGLPADVITMNMATDINALADNGKLVPDNWVTRLPNNSAPFTSATVFIVRKGNPKALKDWPDLLKDGVQVIVPNPKTSGNGRYTYLSAWGYVLKQGGDENKAKDFVGKLFKQAPVLDTGGRAATTTFMTNQIGDVLVTFENEAEMIAREFGRDQFEVVYPSVSAEAEPPVSVVDKVVAKKGTQAAAEEYLKYLWSPAAQEIAAQNYLRPRDATVLAKYTDRFPKVDFLSVEKTFGDWRTVQKTHFNDGGVFDQIYTNNQ; from the coding sequence GTGAAAAAACTCTTCACCGCCTCGCTGCTCGCCGCAGGCCTTGCCCTGGGCAATTTCGCCCAGGCTGCCCCCACCCTGCTCAACGTTTCCTACGACGTGATGCGCGACTTCTACAAGGACTACAACCCGGCCTTCCAGAAGCACTGGGAAGCCGAGCACAACGAGAAGGTCAACGTGCAGATGTCCTTCGGCGGCTCGAGCAAGCAGGCGCGAGCGGTGATCGATGGCCTGCCGGCCGATGTCATCACCATGAACATGGCCACCGACATCAACGCCCTGGCCGACAACGGCAAGCTGGTGCCGGACAACTGGGTAACCCGCCTGCCGAACAACAGCGCGCCGTTCACCTCGGCCACTGTGTTCATCGTGCGCAAGGGTAACCCCAAGGCGCTGAAAGACTGGCCCGACCTGCTCAAGGATGGCGTACAGGTGATCGTGCCCAACCCCAAGACCTCGGGTAACGGCCGCTACACCTACCTGTCGGCCTGGGGCTATGTGCTCAAGCAAGGCGGTGATGAAAACAAGGCCAAGGACTTTGTCGGCAAGCTGTTCAAGCAGGCGCCGGTATTGGACACCGGTGGCCGTGCCGCCACCACCACCTTCATGACCAACCAGATCGGCGACGTGTTGGTGACCTTCGAGAACGAAGCCGAAATGATCGCCCGCGAGTTCGGCCGCGACCAGTTCGAAGTGGTCTACCCGAGCGTGTCGGCCGAAGCCGAGCCGCCGGTCAGCGTGGTCGACAAGGTGGTGGCGAAGAAAGGCACCCAGGCAGCGGCCGAGGAATACTTGAAGTACCTGTGGTCGCCAGCCGCTCAGGAAATCGCCGCACAGAACTACCTGCGCCCGCGTGATGCGACGGTACTGGCCAAGTACACCGACCGCTTCCCGAAAGTGGACTTCCTGTCGGTAGAGAAGACCTTCGGTGACTGGCGCACCGTGCAGAAGACCCACTTCAATGATGGTGGGGTGTTTGACCAGATCTACACCAACAATCAGTAA
- a CDS encoding class I SAM-dependent methyltransferase, with the protein MTSPIQTLEQHLLAALDPAPQETRRLFHGRGRCWAGLEQVTVDWLQGVLSVALFREPAQGQLAELEAMLRTLAERPQWTGQAILLQHRYLPDSPGQWLLGEPCQQREVVEDGLTYLLDLGVRQNNGLFLDMRYGRRWVREQAAGKRVLNLFAYTCGFSVAAIAGGAEQVVNLDMAKSALSRGRDNHRLNGHDASRVAYLGHELFKSWGKVRKYGPYDLIIIDPPTFQRGSFVLTQDYAKILRRLPELLSEGGTVLACVNDPGIGPEFLIEGMAEQAPTLAFVERLENPPEFPDVDPAGGLKALVFRQV; encoded by the coding sequence ATGACTTCGCCGATCCAGACTCTGGAGCAACACCTGCTCGCCGCCCTCGACCCTGCCCCGCAGGAAACCCGCCGCCTGTTCCACGGCCGCGGCCGCTGCTGGGCGGGCCTGGAGCAGGTCACCGTCGACTGGCTGCAAGGCGTGCTGTCGGTCGCCCTGTTCCGCGAGCCGGCGCAAGGCCAGCTGGCCGAACTGGAGGCCATGCTGCGTACTCTCGCCGAGCGCCCGCAGTGGACTGGTCAAGCCATCCTTCTCCAGCATCGCTACCTGCCCGACAGCCCGGGCCAGTGGTTGCTGGGCGAGCCGTGCCAGCAGCGCGAGGTGGTCGAGGACGGGCTGACCTACCTGCTGGACCTGGGCGTGCGGCAGAACAATGGCCTGTTCCTCGACATGCGCTATGGTCGGCGCTGGGTGCGCGAGCAGGCGGCGGGCAAGCGCGTGCTGAACCTGTTCGCCTACACCTGCGGTTTCTCGGTGGCGGCGATTGCCGGTGGCGCCGAGCAGGTGGTGAACCTGGACATGGCCAAGTCGGCGTTGTCCCGGGGCCGCGACAACCACCGCCTCAATGGCCACGATGCATCACGGGTGGCGTACCTGGGGCACGAGCTGTTCAAGTCGTGGGGCAAGGTGCGCAAGTACGGGCCTTATGACCTGATCATCATCGACCCGCCGACCTTCCAGCGCGGCAGCTTTGTGCTGACCCAGGATTACGCGAAGATCCTGCGGCGCTTGCCGGAGTTGTTGAGCGAGGGCGGGACGGTGCTGGCGTGCGTGAACGACCCGGGCATCGGGCCGGAGTTCCTGATCGAGGGGATGGCGGAGCAGGCGCCGACGCTGGCATTCGTCGAGCGGCTGGAGAACCCGCCGGAGTTTCCTGACGTGGACCCGGCGGGGGGCTTGAAGGCTCTGGTATTCCGTCAGGTCTGA
- a CDS encoding DMT family transporter → MDSSLRRGSLEMVAAMLISGTIGWFVLVSGQPVLEVVFWRCVFGAVTLLAICAGFGFLRPGVISRTAFLLAIASGVAIVGNWVLLFASYSRASIAIGTAVYNVQPFMLVGLAAVFLGERITLAKVTWLSVAFLGMLAIVSAHGAGQGGGEDYLLGIALALGAAFLYAIAALIIKRLSGTPPHLIALIQVATGVLLLAPWVKLGGLPGEVPALASLVTLGMVHTGLMYVLLYSAIQRLPTALTGALSFIYPIAAILVDWVAFGHRLAPLQWLGVALILLAAAGMQQGWWFRPARVVAEE, encoded by the coding sequence ATGGACAGTTCATTGCGTCGTGGCTCGCTGGAAATGGTCGCTGCCATGCTGATTTCCGGGACCATCGGTTGGTTCGTGCTGGTGTCCGGCCAGCCGGTGCTCGAGGTGGTGTTCTGGCGCTGCGTGTTCGGTGCCGTGACCTTGCTGGCGATCTGCGCGGGGTTCGGCTTCCTGCGGCCGGGCGTGATCAGCCGTACGGCGTTCCTGCTGGCGATTGCCAGCGGTGTGGCCATCGTCGGCAACTGGGTGCTGCTGTTCGCCTCCTACTCGCGGGCGTCGATTGCCATCGGCACGGCGGTGTACAACGTGCAGCCCTTCATGCTGGTGGGGCTGGCGGCAGTGTTCCTGGGCGAGAGGATCACCCTGGCCAAGGTCACCTGGCTGAGCGTGGCGTTCCTCGGCATGCTGGCCATCGTCAGTGCCCATGGCGCGGGGCAGGGTGGCGGTGAGGACTATTTGCTGGGCATTGCGCTGGCGCTGGGGGCGGCCTTCCTGTACGCCATTGCGGCGTTGATCATCAAGCGCCTGAGTGGCACGCCACCGCACCTGATCGCGCTGATCCAGGTGGCCACGGGTGTGCTGTTGCTGGCGCCGTGGGTCAAGCTTGGCGGGTTGCCGGGCGAAGTGCCGGCGCTGGCCAGCCTGGTGACCTTGGGCATGGTGCACACCGGCTTGATGTATGTGTTGCTGTACAGCGCCATCCAGCGCTTGCCCACGGCGCTGACCGGGGCACTGTCGTTCATCTACCCGATTGCGGCGATTCTGGTGGACTGGGTGGCGTTCGGGCACCGGCTGGCACCGTTGCAGTGGCTGGGGGTGGCGTTGATCCTGCTGGCGGCGGCGGGGATGCAGCAGGGGTGGTGGTTCAGGCCTGCGCGGGTTGTGGCAGAGGAATGA
- a CDS encoding Lrp/AsnC family transcriptional regulator, translating into MTDAIDQLLINALMEDSRRSLKALAQISGLSAPSVSERLRRLEERGVLRGYTVEVDPRAFGYQLQAIVRIRPLPGQLQEVERQIVAIAEFTECDKVTGEDCFIARLHVRSMEQLDTLLDRINVLAETNTAIIKKSPVKRRLPPMD; encoded by the coding sequence ATGACCGATGCCATCGACCAACTGCTGATCAACGCGCTCATGGAAGACTCGCGCCGCTCGCTCAAGGCCCTGGCGCAAATCAGCGGGCTGTCGGCACCCAGCGTCAGCGAACGCCTTCGCCGCCTGGAGGAACGCGGCGTGTTGCGCGGTTACACCGTAGAGGTCGACCCGCGCGCCTTTGGCTACCAGTTGCAGGCCATCGTGCGCATCCGCCCGCTACCCGGGCAGCTGCAGGAGGTGGAACGGCAGATCGTCGCCATTGCGGAGTTCACCGAGTGCGACAAGGTTACTGGCGAGGACTGCTTCATCGCTCGGCTGCATGTGCGCTCGATGGAGCAGCTGGATACCCTGCTCGACCGCATCAATGTGCTGGCCGAGACCAACACCGCCATCATCAAGAAAAGCCCGGTGAAGCGGCGGTTGCCGCCGATGGATTGA
- a CDS encoding NCS1 family nucleobase:cation symporter-1 has protein sequence MSTSLDLAPELSVASTHPASPLAGSQPELALSPRLHNRDLAPTRIEGRRWGGYSIFALWTNDVHNIANYSFAMGLFALGLGGWQILLSLAIGAALVYFFMNLSGYMGQKTGVPFPVISRIAFGIHGAQIPALIRAVIAIAWFGIQTYLASVVLRVLLTAVWPQMAAYDHDSILGLSSLGWACFVSIWLVQLVILAYGMEMVRRYEAFAGPVILLTVAALAVFMYFKADARIAWSVAEPLTGYEMWRNIFAGGALWLAIYGTLVLNFCDFARSSPCRKTIRVGNFWGLPVNILVFAVITVVLCGAQFQINGQIIDSPTQIVAAIPSTAFLVLGCLAFLIVTVAVNIMANFVAPAFVLSNLAPRHLNFRRAGLISATLAVLILPWNLYNSPLVIVYFLSGLGALLGPLYGVIMSDYWLLRKGCINVPQLYSEDPAGAYHYTKGINLRAVAAFVPAALLAIVLALVPNFHGVAPFSWLIGAGIAAALYLLIAPRKRQYHDVSGECIAVDHSSH, from the coding sequence ATGAGTACCAGCCTCGACCTTGCCCCTGAACTATCCGTCGCCAGCACCCACCCCGCTTCCCCTCTCGCCGGCAGCCAGCCGGAACTTGCCCTGAGCCCGCGCCTGCATAACCGCGACCTCGCCCCGACGCGCATCGAAGGCCGCCGCTGGGGCGGCTACAGCATCTTCGCGCTGTGGACCAACGATGTGCACAACATCGCCAACTACTCGTTCGCCATGGGCTTGTTCGCCCTCGGCCTGGGTGGCTGGCAGATCCTGCTGTCGCTGGCCATCGGCGCGGCGCTGGTGTACTTCTTCATGAACCTGTCCGGCTACATGGGGCAGAAGACCGGCGTGCCGTTCCCGGTCATCAGCCGCATCGCCTTCGGCATCCACGGCGCGCAGATCCCGGCGCTGATCCGCGCGGTCATCGCCATCGCCTGGTTCGGCATCCAGACCTATCTGGCTTCGGTGGTGCTGCGCGTGCTGCTCACCGCCGTATGGCCGCAAATGGCGGCCTATGACCATGACAGTATCCTCGGCCTGTCGAGCCTGGGCTGGGCATGCTTCGTGTCGATCTGGCTGGTGCAGCTGGTGATCCTGGCCTACGGCATGGAGATGGTGCGCCGCTACGAGGCCTTTGCCGGCCCGGTGATCCTGCTGACCGTCGCCGCCCTGGCGGTGTTCATGTACTTCAAGGCCGACGCCCGCATCGCCTGGTCGGTGGCCGAACCGCTGACCGGCTACGAGATGTGGCGCAACATCTTTGCCGGCGGCGCGCTGTGGCTGGCGATCTACGGCACCCTGGTGCTGAACTTCTGTGACTTCGCCCGCTCCTCGCCATGCCGCAAGACCATCCGCGTCGGCAACTTCTGGGGCCTGCCGGTGAACATCCTGGTGTTCGCCGTGATCACCGTGGTGCTGTGCGGCGCGCAGTTCCAGATCAACGGCCAGATCATCGACAGCCCTACCCAGATCGTCGCCGCCATCCCCAGCACAGCGTTTCTGGTACTGGGCTGCCTGGCCTTCCTGATCGTCACCGTGGCGGTGAACATCATGGCCAACTTCGTCGCCCCGGCCTTCGTCCTCAGCAACCTGGCACCGCGTCACCTGAACTTCCGCCGCGCCGGGCTGATCAGCGCCACCCTGGCAGTGCTGATCCTGCCGTGGAACCTGTACAACAGCCCGCTGGTGATCGTGTATTTCCTGTCCGGCCTGGGTGCCCTGCTCGGCCCGCTGTACGGGGTGATCATGTCCGACTACTGGTTGCTGCGCAAAGGCTGCATCAACGTGCCGCAGCTTTACAGCGAAGACCCGGCCGGCGCGTACCACTACACCAAGGGCATCAACCTGCGCGCGGTGGCCGCCTTCGTGCCGGCCGCACTGCTGGCCATCGTCCTGGCCCTGGTGCCCAATTTCCATGGCGTGGCGCCGTTCTCCTGGCTGATCGGTGCCGGCATCGCCGCCGCCCTGTACCTGCTGATCGCCCCACGCAAACGCCAATACCACGACGTCAGCGGCGAATGCATCGCCGTTGACCACAGCAGCCATTGA
- a CDS encoding aspartate/glutamate racemase family protein, which translates to MRILIANVNTTEAITEAIAEQARTVAAPGTEIIGLTPWFGAESVEGNFESYLAAIAVMDRVLAYEGPYDAVIQAGYGEHGREGLQELLNVPVVDITDAAASTAMYLGHAYSVVTTLDRTVPLIEDRLKLSGLYDRCASVRASGLAVLELEADPQRAVEAIVEQAERAVRDDKAEVICLGCGGMAGLDEQIRQRTGVPVVDGVSAAVTIAESLVRMGLSTSKVRTYATPRAKKVVGWPVRFGR; encoded by the coding sequence ATGCGCATTCTGATCGCCAACGTCAACACCACCGAAGCCATCACCGAAGCCATTGCCGAACAGGCCCGTACGGTGGCCGCACCCGGCACCGAAATCATCGGCCTCACCCCATGGTTCGGTGCCGAGTCGGTGGAAGGCAACTTCGAAAGCTACCTGGCCGCCATCGCGGTGATGGACCGGGTGCTGGCTTACGAAGGCCCTTACGACGCCGTGATCCAGGCGGGTTACGGCGAACATGGCCGCGAAGGCCTGCAGGAACTGCTGAACGTGCCGGTGGTGGACATCACCGATGCCGCCGCCAGCACGGCGATGTACCTGGGCCATGCCTACTCGGTGGTGACCACCCTGGACCGCACCGTGCCGCTGATCGAGGACCGCCTGAAGCTCTCCGGCCTGTATGACCGCTGCGCATCGGTACGCGCCAGCGGGCTGGCGGTGCTGGAGCTGGAAGCCGACCCACAGCGCGCCGTGGAGGCGATTGTCGAGCAGGCAGAACGCGCCGTGCGCGACGACAAGGCCGAGGTGATCTGCCTGGGTTGCGGCGGCATGGCCGGGCTGGACGAGCAGATCCGCCAGCGCACCGGCGTGCCGGTGGTGGATGGTGTGAGTGCGGCGGTGACCATAGCCGAATCGCTGGTGCGCATGGGCTTGAGTACCTCCAAGGTACGTACCTATGCCACGCCACGGGCGAAGAAAGTGGTGGGTTGGCCGGTGCGGTTCGGGCGTTAG